The DNA sequence aatccacgaaaattagtcacccacgaatattaatgatttcacagtatcagtCATAATTTCCAATTAATATGGATGGTGTGTTACTTTTATTGAAGTTGTTATAAACTTGTATTAAGTTTACAAGGTCAGAATTTAACTAAAATCTGCAGTAGAATATAGCAttaataataaactttttttttgttttgtagacAAAATAGGATTAAAGGTAGTTCAGTATGTTAGTATAAAACTagaatcagatttttttttgaaaagttagGAAATTCAGCCAATAAAACAGATAGTGCTTGTGCTTCATACGCCTTGCTGGAcagatttgatttaaaaaatgcaCCTTATGCAGTGTTTTAATTTAAGACATATGCCAATGATCAAAAGcaagcttcaaatttgaagctgactttatgacattatttgaaatattttgtttgcaaacatttttgttaGTAAATATAATCCTTAGAAGATTCCAATGTACCTAGTTTTATCAGGTAACAGAACagttacatatacatatatttacggCACGTTTATGCTTTCATATGTCACCCTCTGGTTTTGATTCTAGGTTACCCAGGTGAATGACATTTTAATGTCAATAACAGATAAAGCAGCTCTAAAAATAGAGAATAAAAACAATTACATGGTTAAAAGAACAcaacttttaatattgcacatgaataTGTGTCAGatccataaagggaggtaatccaaAGCAATGGACTCAGTAACAAGATggcaaagatggccctaagtcactcacctgagaaatattGCAAGTCACATCACATAGTTGAACCACCAACTTCAACAAGTAATTTGACTCTATCCAAAGACAATGTAAAAAGGCTTGAATCAAGAAGTTAGGGGCAACTTTTCTAGGTGAGCAACCATAAATTATGGCCACTGTGGCAGCACACATGCCTTTTAGGATAATGCTGCAAACAAGTTTGGTAAATACAATTCAGTAGGTTCATGAGTTTGCTGAATATCAATCAAGCAGTACataaaaaaacagtttaaaattttCTCTGTATTTAACCTCTAgcaggccaagtttggtgaagatccatgaagCAATTCATGATTCCTTCGAAggattttctaattttagctctggtgacccCTAAAAGGAATCATTCAGTCTGTGAGAAGCATTTAAAATAAACCGAGAGATGTCTTTACAAGGATGCTTCAGGCCAAGTtctatgaagatccatcaagcagttcatgagaagaagttaaattaaatgtttcttttagcTTTGGCAGCCCTTAAAACGATCCAAATGGAACCATTTAAGCAAAACAAAGAGATCCATAGAtagatgctacagacaaagtttggttaaTATCAtggtaagaagttgtttaaaggattttagttctggtggcccctaaatgggaccaagtggaaccatttgaacaaacttgagacaaAACCTTGCCAGGATTCTACAGACCAACTTATGTGTTAATCTGACCACTAGTTTCATAGAAGATGTTTAGAGAAACTGTGGACTCTGGATCATCCACCTACATGAATATTTCACCCAGAACCTTTGGTCCAGGTGAGCTGACAAAATCGAGTCTGTGAATAATATATCAAGCttataatgaatatatataaatctatatgagaaaataattatcaaaaataggatttaaggaggtaggttaccttgttaccagggtaaattcaaatcagttgaaccgcagtgactttttgtatttcgtgtaatttaatgttttaactgctacaatctcagttccgtttatctctgtcccttcaagtacaatttttatccaggtttgaagtacatgaccctcttaagatattttatatagaaagaagaaggaaaatacggatatttaacacttttcagtgtattttggtttcattgttatccgtagaagtctgcataattaatagttttactagtatgcgcattagctttctaataaaagcttaaaatgtatatgtcgcggggctcgtgtttccatggtaacgcattttctctcatttttcaacaattatttatgaaaacgggtttttcgacggcttcagtaccattctgttattgaccaacatggaatatttgggtaatatgattagcaaaataccaagaactttacatagtactatgtttttcttaaagtttagagtaaccatggcaacagagatgtttaaaatagcttatgtgttgctttttatcgtaatttcttataaaaaaatattatataaaattatctttcttcttaatgtagctttaaaacatcttatttctaacgtttataatattttcgtatgaattgcagttaatttaacaaatttcacagcttaaaatacttacagcagtgcctgtcgtctgacatttttattgaaaaaccgttctgcatgctgctattattctcatggatattgttgaaatgaaaataaaaagccgaagctgtgttccttaaatagaccagtgtcaacgcttttgaattttacaattagacatataggtcacgggcctcgtttccatggtaacatcaatttaattcaagacaccacaattttttactgaaatttgaacaattttagagcttagttttagcatttaagtaacaaattatcaacggaaacttggaaataggtataacaaatcaaactgcccaatttttatttgtaaatgaccataataagttacctttcagccaactatattcccaatcacatcagttaccatcatccattttcttacattccgcataacatttcaatataattacataaaagaagcaaaatattgatcatttttcagagcaaaagactaataaaaagtatttcagcaaataatggctgtttaaaaatagttcaaataaagaaaaagcacagaataacgtactttcaaaataaaagttattaattttgcgcggtaactgacacgtaacgtcatgacgtcaatgacgtcattttaaggcaacaatgttttgaagcgtttctgcggcaattcagtcattatttctgcataattaaaccattaaacataagatcggaggcaggttgaAGTTTAATTTTCacaagaatggatatacaaacacatttagtttgtcgtaaacgtcgtcgtaaatcgtcacgttagcttccggttggacatgcgcacttacaaatatcaaggtaacctacctccttaacaagacaaaaatacattttatgttcataagAACAAAATTGGCAGCCATATTTTAAACCAAGTAAAACAACCTTTATGAACTATGTATAACACAGTAAAATACCCAAGTAGCTCCAAGTCAAAAGGAGATGTCATAGCCCCAAGTCAAAATGAGATACCATAGCCCCAAGTCAAAATGAGATACCATAGCCCCAAGTCAAATGGAGATACCATAGCCCAAGTCAAATGGAGATACCATTGCCTCAAGTCAAATGGAGATACCATAGCCTCAAGTCAAATGGAGATACCATTGCCCCAAGTCAAATGGAGATACCATAGCCTCAAGTCTAATGGAGATACCATAGCCCCAAGTCAAATGGAGATACCATAGCCTCAAGTCAAATGGAGATACCATAGCCCCAAGTCAAATGGAGATACCATAGCCTCAAGTCAAATGGAGATACCATAGCCCCAAGTCAAATGGAGATACCATAGCCTCAAGTCAAATGGAGATACCATAGCCTCAAGTCAAATGGAGATACCATAGCCCCAAGTCAAATGGAGACACCATAGCCCCAAGTCAAAAGGAGCTGCACAAAATGTTTTGAATGATCCAAACACAAATTTGAGAGAGTCATTGATATTCAAGCAAAGATTGATCAGCTGTagtaaaattatttcagaaaaaaaaatacccatTCTTCCTAGATCaaattaattctaatatgactaagcATTTTTTTATGTCATCTTATTTATAGGTCCCAAGAAAAAGTGATACAGCATATGGCACatcagaattgaaataatatatagcagaagaaTATTTTACTTAATCTAAAACGTTGAATCGGTTATAGGCCTGAAAAAAAATTCACTCAGGCAAACATGCTTGAAATAATCTGGTTATGTCTTCATAAAATTGTTTGTTGGAAATATTACCCTCTCGTAATGTTTAAAGGACATACTGTTACAAACTACTGAGCAAGAGttaaatctgaatataatgtatCCCATAACAAatgaatttttaacaaaaagataagTTTTTGATATTTAGGCACTTTTATTTGATACATCAAGTCTATCACGCTTACCTCCCTTGATAATCAAACTTCTGCtatatcttatttttaaatacCCGCATAATATTATGATTATTGCTTTAATATACaaccttttacattttattacatttatgtaAAGCACATGTATTAATAAAGTACAGATAATAAGTGGTTAAAATATCACAGGAGCAAAGTGATTAAAATATCACAGGTGCACATATTATGCTAATTTCAATTAATCTTTTGAGCAAAAAAATGATGTTGTACTCAATTCCTACATGTTTTATGCTTTTGAATGAGATCCTATGTCGTATAAGTtacgaaattatttttttcttgttttgtaacAGTAATCTCAAACAGTCTCTGAACTCATAAAATCTGGAATAAAGTTTCTGCCTTGCCATAGCTGATTTCAGAAATACCAAAAAACTTTGAAGTCTTTCAAacacaaaatgtttttacttaacctttagccggctaaatttctaaaataaactggtccaccattcaatctgggcaataccatttattatttaaaggggtgttcactgaaaatttactgattgaatgtCTGTGCAGggtgatcatggtttgcactggtcgcgcAGGTaggatcacttgccgccagcaggctaaaggttaaatatcaattACTTTAGCTTAAAGCAGCAGAATATACAACCTGCATGTGTTGTATGAACCTAACATatagaaataacaagagctgtcggaggacagcaacgctcgactatttaacagccttgtcgcttgaatgaataagaaagtcgaaaaaggggcataatttagtaaaaaagtaaaatagggttatggaacctgcatagtgcttatcagctcatgacactgaactagtgtgtgaagtttcaatcctttcccattagtggatactgagataccagcttacatacaaaaacttaaccaaaaatttctatgttgaaaaaggggcataattttgtaaaaaagcaaaataaagttatgggacctgcttttggcatgtcagatcatgacagtgaacaagtgtgtgaagtttcaatcaattcccattagtgagtactgagataccagcttacatacaaaacctttaccaaaaaattctaagtcgaaaaaggggcataattttgtaaaaaagcaaaatagttatggaacctgtgcaatgtaagtcagtttatcacagtaaataagtgtgtgaagtttcaatccattcccacaagtggttactgagataccagcttacatacaaaaccttaaccaaaaatttctaagtcaaaaaaggggcataattttgtaaaaaagcaaaacagagttatggaacctgtgcaatgtaagtcagtttatcacagtgaataagtgtgtgaagtttcaatccattcccacaagtggttgctgagataccagcttacatacaaaaacttaaccaaatcgggacgcggacgccgacgcatgggcgagtccaatagctctactattctatgaatagtcgagctaaaaatcccaAGTGTGCTTATAAACCTTGCACAGCCAAAAAAATCCCcaatttcaaatcaatttaaaattaattcaactaAATGACCTAACATCTGATACATCAAGTGTCATATGGAGGCAAACCAAACATTTCAGGTTGAAATTCTTCAAGAGAATCTATAATCAGCTCAGTTTTCTCTGCTAGAATACTCTTATCTTGTCGAGGATGAGGTACCCATACACACGGCATACCAGCTGCATGCGCTGCTGTAACACCATTAATTGCATCTTCAAACACTAATATCTGAAAAGACAGAATAAAGagtatcaaataaaatactgCCAATTAAAGCaatcaagggagataattctacAAATATTCCCTGCCAaaaagtggttactgaaatacaaACTTACCTACAAAACTTAAGAAAAAAAGTCCTGAAGGGGGTATATCTCTGTGATAAAACAAGTGCACTGCATATCTGATTATCACAGAGAACAAGTGTGTGTAGTTTCAATCATGAAAACTATTGGTTACCAAGATACCCCCTTACATACAAAAGCCTTTACCAATCTGGACGCTGACTAAGATGTGGCGAGTGCAATACCTCAACCTATTCTTTGCACCATTTAGATAACAATGCTGTATATTTTAAGGTGAAAAAGGTGGAATAAGTTGACCCACAgcaaaatgtaacagaaaaatacCTTTGCATGGTCGGGACTGTCAGCAAATCTTTTAGCTCCTACTTCAAATGCATCTGGATGTGGTTTACCATGAATGACCTCAGGATCATCCCCACTTAACACGATATGGTGAAATAACGAGAAGAAATCTTTGTGTTTCCTAGTTTTCAGCTCAAAACCATGTGT is a window from the Mercenaria mercenaria strain notata chromosome 7, MADL_Memer_1, whole genome shotgun sequence genome containing:
- the LOC123554686 gene encoding pseudouridine-5'-phosphatase-like yields the protein MDGLLLDTETLYTEASTTVCSEYGKTYTWDIKKHLMGQKEAVSARMIIDKLELPLTVEEYLTKIHVHHERLFPNVPFLPGAEKLVRHLHSHRVPIAVVTGSATHGFELKTRKHKDFFSLFHHIVLSGDDPEVIHGKPHPDAFEVGAKRFADSPDHAKILVFEDAINGVTAAHAAGMPCVWVPHPRQDKSILAEKTELIIDSLEEFQPEMFGLPPYDT